The sequence below is a genomic window from Ctenopharyngodon idella isolate HZGC_01 chromosome 11, HZGC01, whole genome shotgun sequence.
agttttctgtgacaggtagggttagtgtagggggatcgAATATACAATTTCTagagtataaaaaccattacgcctatggaatgtcctcataatGGCAGGtgcaccaacacacacacacacacacacacacacacatatatatatatatattatatacactgatcaggcacaacattatgaccaccttcctaatattgtgttggtcccccttttgctgccaaaacagccctgacccattgaggcatggactccactagacccctgaaggtgtgctgtggtatctggcaccaaaaTGTCAACAGCAGATCCTTTatgtcctgtaagttgtgaggtggggcctccatggatcggacttgtttgttcagcacatcccacagatgcttgattggactgagatctggggaatttggaggccaagtcaacacctcaaactcgctgttgtgctcctcaaaccattcctgaaccatttttgctttgtggcagggcgaattatcctgctgaaagaggccacagccaccagggaataccgtttccatgaaagggtgtacatggtctgcaacaatgcttaggtaggtggtacgtgtcaaagtaacatccacatggatggcaggacccaaggtttcccagcagaacattgcctaAAGCATCACACTCCCAGCTTGCCtttttcccatagtgcatcctggtgccatgtgttccccaagTAAGTGACACacatgcacccggccatccacgtgatgcaTAAGCAAACGTGATtgatcagaccaggccaccttcttccattgctccgtggtccagttctgatgcccACTGTTGGCCACTTTcagcagtggacaggggtcagcatgggcactctggctggtctgcggctatgcagccccataagCAAAaaactgtgtattctgacacctttctatcagaaccagtaTTAACTtattgagcaatttgagctacagtagctcgtctgttggatcggaccacacgggccagccttcactctccacgtgcatcaatgagccttggctgtccatgaccctgtcgccggttcaccactgttccttccttggagcacttttgatagatactgaccactgcagaccgggaacaccccacaagagctgcagttttggagatgttccgacccagtcgtctagccatcaaactcgctcaaatccttatgcttgcccattttttctgcttctaacacatcaactttgaagACAACTTGTTCTTGTTcacttgctgtctaatatatcccacccattAACAGGTGcaatgatgaagagataatcagtgttcttcacttcacctgtcacttAACGACTTCATTACTGTTCGTTTTGGGCTTGTTGTAGTTGGACTTAGAAGTCCTCCTTAATGGCCAAAACCTCTATAGTGAAGGAAATGGTGTACTTTCCATTCTGTTGTTCACTATTTCACTGAAGCTTTCAAAACAGGCAAATTATAGTTCCATCAGCAGCCTGCAGCTTCTTCCCTGAGCTTACGAGTAAACATGCAGAAAGAACATTGTACTTAATCAATTTTTACTCAAAGCACAGGACATCAAAATACGTGACTGCTTTTATGCAGAAAATGTTGCgcagcatacaggtttgggcTTTTATGTGGCCTACAAATGATCAAGAATATGTGTTACGTCAGGGTGACTGATGTACTGCCTACATGCACTCAGCAGAAAGGTTTCATCACAGACACATCCATGCTGCTCAAACTCACACAGGCAGAGATTCATGCCTGAAAGGTTTCATTTCAAGtagttaatgaaaaaaatagaatatttaaaTGAGCAGTGAAGTAGTTTCCTGCAGACATCTATCAGTAAATACACTCTTAATGGTCGTGTCACTCAGCATTCAATAAATCTTTCATGAGCAACGGCCCACCAAACCGCATCAAGAAATCGTGGCACATGTTGCTTTCAAATTGACAGGATACAGAATATAAACATGAGGTAGTCTGCTACTCTCATGTCAGTCAAAAAGTGAGATACACTTGGAATGAAATCCTGAGACATCCTGAGCACCAATTActcattttgaatatttttcttccatcaaagtgaactaattgcCTAGATTTGGCTGTAAAAACCAAATAACACTTTTGTAATGTCAATCATATTCTttctatattaaaaatacacacactgcaaagacaacagggtaacactttagaataatggtaCTCTGAACATGGGCATAAAATGCATCACTATGAGCAATTGTCTACCTAGTCACTCTTCAACACCTATACTAGGGACCTGgcccattattttaaagtgggaaaaaaaaagtttttcactttaaaatactggtccattattctaaagtgttatcAAGAACTTATTGAGGCTGTAAATCTCAAATAACATTTTTCTAATGTCAATAAAATTctttcaacaataaaaataatacacacaAAGCAAAGAGAACAGATTTTCAAAGCATTTTATTGAACACTGAGGTATTACCACACACAGAGGAGTATAAAACCCAGCAAAACTgagaaatagaaaaaataaaaaagacacttctttcttaaataaatgaaatatgtgctgtaacaaaacaaaatatgggAAAGGAAAGAGGGGAAGGAAGTTTAAGTAACAGTTCATAAACAGTGTGCTGTCATTTTCAGTTTTGCCATTTAGGCAACATTGGCAATGTTCATATAGTCAGCTATGAGAACTTATGGCATTGAttgaaaatatgcatattttattaagTGGAGGTGAGGATGATCAAGCATTGGGAAGAATTAGCAGCCGGTACAAGCCGCAAAAGCACATATTTCACAGATGTCCACATTCACAGATGCTGAAACAGACAAAGCAATAACTCAAGTTACTCAATGtcatttaataaatttattacGCACAAATGAAAAAGTAAACCAGGACTCCTACCTAGTCTAGCAAGGGACATTGTTGCTCCTTTCTGCATGCACAGGGGCACAAACTCCTGTGGCAGAGTTGGATTGGAACACACAGAAAAGTAGCTCGTCTTGGCCAGCCGTGGGTTTtgtgtttgtggtttttgttgaTCGGTCAGCTGCTGGAGGATTTTCACAGAGTCCaatgaaaaggaaaaatcaCCTTCCTGCAGGAGGGTGAGTGTAGAAATAAACTGATGAGTTCAATGTATCAGGACTGGCAGCTGGAGTTAAACTTAATGAAATTTGTATGAATGATTCTTTATAAATGACTCATGGCTCAAAGGGGTCATTTGCAACATACACATAACAAAATGAGGTCAGATGCAAATAGTCTATAAATCACATGGAAATAAGTATAGAGTATAATTGTGATTAGTAAGAAGTTTTTAATAATAGAGAAGCAGTAATGAATGATAGCAATAAAAGCTTGAGCTTACCTGGACTTGCACAGCCTCACAGACCAGGCAAAGAGCCACAACGAGGAAAGCGACACACAGGACGGTCTTCATGCTGGCTGGTTCTTCTCGAGAGGTttagtttagtatgtttttaggTTGTTGTCACGGCAATCTCTGCCTTTCTCCACGTTCTGTCTCCTCTTATAAAGGAAACGGTCCCAGACGAGCAACCTATCAGAACCTGCCATTGTTTCTTTGCTGTTAATGAATAAAGAGGATAAGTTTTACAATGTCGTAAAACAGAATTCATAAATGCTACGTGACCTCATCTGTAGTTGTGACATGCACTTTTATGGCCTTTTAGTTAGGTTTGCCTAGTGGCCTGTTCTCCATTCTCTAGTTAGGGTTAATTAATAACCACACAATAAGTCCACAATAGTGTCTTTGTGTTATGAGCAAGTTAAATCCAATGAGAATACCAATGCAAGCAAATATCAAAACAAAGCTACACCTTTTCTTTTGTTATTGGgtactttttttccccaatcaCAGACTATGACTAAATGTTTAGTCATACTTCCCAAAtattacaataacaataatcTCATATCTCATGTTGCAGGAACTATGGTGGCTTGTATTCTTTTAAGGAAGTTTCAAAAGTGAAAACAGACCTATCTACACtcataaaaaagattttttgatgctgtttactttatttaaacaacttattttgattcaacaccattgtattacgtttctggttcaaatttaattgcttcatgttaaattgacttgaaacgattactttttgactttttgatgttttcatattaaaataacatgtttcaatcaagtaaactcaaacaggactttcacttcccatcatgctttgcaaaggggctgatctgggagagtaaatgttgaaataaagtgttattttaagtagtttttagcaagatgagaACATggagagactttttaatgtttactttctattatgttggtatttaaaagttcctgttatgttaatagttttggggttaccattgtggtgaagtgttgagcttgtgcttgggttgaggacctgctaacaaaaTTTCAAATGACTTTAATAACAAAGTATTCGCTATGGTAGTGCCCTGGGCTGTGTTTCCCGAAAGCATTGTAAGCCTGATGATTGTAGCTCCATTGGTGGCAACAGAGCTatgatcaacttaggcttatgatgcttttgggaaatgctaC
It includes:
- the si:ch211-220m17.5 gene encoding guanylin family protein — translated: MKTVLCVAFLVVALCLVCEAVQVQEGDFSFSLDSVKILQQLTDQQKPQTQNPRLAKTSYFSVCSNPTLPQEFVPLCMQKGATMSLARLASVNVDICEICAFAACTGC